GCGGCTGGCCGGGTCGAGGTTGTTGGTGGGCTCGTCGAGAAGCAGCACGTTCGCGGACGAGACGACCAGGGTCGCCAGCGCGAGACGGGTCTTCTCACCGCCGGAGAGGACCCCGGCCGGCTTGTCGACGTCGTCGCCCGAGAAGAGGAAGGAGCCGAGCGTCTTGCGGACGTGGACGAGATCGAGGTCGGGCGCGGAGGAGCGCATGTTCTCCAGGACCGTGCGTTCCGGGTCGAGGGTTTCGTGCTCCTGGGCGTAGTAGCCCATCTTGAGACCGTGGCCCTCTATGACCTCGCCGGTGTCGGGCTTCTCGGCCCCGGCCAGCAGGCGCAGCAGTGTGGTCTTGCCCGCGCCGTTGAGGCCGAGGATCACAACCCGTGAACCCTTGTCGATCGCGAGATCCACATCGGTGAAGATTTCCAGCGAGCCGTAGGACTTGGACAGACCCTCCGCCATCAGCGGGGTCTTGCCGCAGGGCGCGGGATCCGGGAAGCGCAGCTTGGCGACCTTGTCGGAGACCCGTACGGCGTCGAGACCGGAGAGCAGCCGCTCGGCCCGCTTGGCCATGTTCTGCGCGGCGACGGTCTTGGTGGCCTTGGCGCGCATCTTGTCGGCCTGCGAGTTGAGCGAGGCGGCCTTCTTCTCGGCGTTCTGGCGCTCGCGCTTGCGGCGCTTCTCGTCGGCCTCGCGCTGCTGCTGGTAGAGCTTCCAGCCCATGTTGTAGATGTCGATGTGCGCGCGGTTGGCGTCCAGGTAGAAGACCTTGTTGACGACGGTCTCGACCAGGTCGACATCGTGGGAGATGACGACGAAGCCGCCGCGGTAGGTCTTGAGGTAGTCGCGCAGCCAGACGATCGAGTCGGCGTCGAGGTGGTTGGTGGGCTCGTCGAGGAGCAGGGTGTCGGCGTCCGAGAAGAGGATGCGCGCGAGCTCGACGCGGCGGCGCTGACCACCTGAGAGCGTATGCAGCGGCTGGCCGAGCACCCGGTCGGGCAGGCCGAGCGCGGCGGCGATGGTGGCGGCCTCGGCCTCGGCGGCGTAACCGCCCTTGGTGAGGAACTCCGTCTCCAGGCGCTCGTACCTCTTCATCGCCTTCTCGCGGGTGGCGCCCTGGCCGTTCGCCATGCGCTCCTCGTTCTCGCGCATCTTCCTCAGGACGGAGTCGAGGTCGCGGGCGGAGAGGATGCGGTCGCTGGCGAGGGTGTCGAGGTCGCCGGTGCGCGGGTCCTGCGGGAGGTAGCCCACCTCGCCCGAGCGGGTGATGGCGCCGCCGGCGGGGACGCCTTCACCGGCGAGGCACTTGGTGAGGGTGGTCTTGCCCGCACCGTTGCGGCCTACCAGGCCGATGCGGTCGCCTTTGGCGATGCGGAAGGAAGCGGACTCGATGAGGACGCGCGCGCCTGCGCGCAGCTCGACACCAGAGGCGGTGATCACGGAAAGACTCCAGGGCGGTATGGACGGCGGAAGGGACGGACGCAGGAGCTTCGACGCCGTCTAATGCACAAGGAGAATTGCCATACGGGCCAGTCTAACGGGCCCGGGCAAGTGCTATTCGTCGGTCGTTGGCAAGGGGCGTGCGGATGGGAGGCGATCCGGCCGGGACGCGCAGAGCACAGTCACGGACCGTATCCCCGGCGGCAGGGCCACCGTCGGCGGCGGCATCGTCGGCCTCATCGCGCTGGGACCGCACCTCGGCCCCGCTGTCAGTGGCCGGTGCAAGACTGAGACCCAGATCACACCCCTACCGTCGAGCATGAAGGAGTGATCGGGATGACGGACTCACCGAGCATCTGTCCGACGCTGGTGTACGCGGACGCCAAGGCTGCGATCAAGCAACTCACCGAGGCCTTCGGCTTCGCCGAGCGCGCGGTGTACGAGGACGAGGGCGGCGTGGTCATGCACGCGGAGCTGACGTACGGGAACGGCATGGTGATGCTCGGCAGTAAGGGCACCGGCAGCGAGTTCGACAAGCTGATGGCGGGCGGCGGACCCACAGGCGTGTTCGTCCATGTCGATGATGCCGACGCGCACCACAGCACGGCTGTGGAGCACGGCGCGGAGATCGTGATGCCGCCCACCGATCAGGACTACGGGGCTCGCGACTACATGGCGCGCGACGTCGAGGGCAACATCTGGAGCTTCGGGACCTACGCACCGGGGGCGGAGGAGTCGTAGGCCGTGTCTGACCCGGCCTCCCCCGCCCCCCGTGCCGCGTCCTGCCCGTTCAGGACCCTCCGGTGTGCACCTGGAACGCCGCCCGGCGCACGGCCTTGGCCAGGGCCGGGTCCGGGTGCGCGGCCGCCAGGGCGACCAGGACCTGGACCGTTCGCGGGTGGCCGCCGACCCGGACCGCCTCGAGCAGCGCGGGGACCGTGCCCTGCACCGCGGAGTCGAGATGACGCAGGAGCAGCTGGGGCTCGCCGTGGTCGGCGACGGCCGCCGCGGTGTCGACCCAGAGCCAGGTCGCTTCCTCGCGGGTGAGGACGTCGGCCGCGTCCTCGGGGTCCGCTCCCTCGTACTCGGCGAGCCAGAGCAGGACGTAGGGCCGCAGTGAGGGCTCGTCGGCGGCGGCTCGGACCTCGGGCTCGGCGGGGGCGCCGACGACGCGCAGGGCCTCGAAGGCGAGTCCGCGCAGCAGGGCGTCCTCGCCGCGGGCCACGGCGAGAAGTTCGGTGACGGCGCTGGAGACGGTGCGGGCGGCGAGCCAGGCGCGGTACTCGGCGCGGGCCGGGCCGGGGGTGAGCCGGGCACAGCCGCGCACCATGTCCTCGGCGGACTGCTCGATATTGCCCGCGGGGCTCTGGGCGGCGACGCAGATCTGCTCGAGCTTGACCCAGACCGCCCAGTTGCCGAGCGGGGTGAGGGTGGCGGACCGGCCCTTGTCCAGGGTGAGGGCGCCGACGGCGGACAGGCCCTCCAGGGCCCAGTCGAGAAGGAGGGAGACGGGAACGCCCGGACGGTCCTCGGTCCCGGACTCGGGACGGGGATCGGATTCGGTCAAGGGGTGGGGATCGGGCCCGGACCCGTGCCCGTGCTCCGCGTCGGCGGGGCGCGGACCGGCGTGCGAACCGTACGGGACCTCGCAGCGCTCCTCGCGGAGTTCGGCGACGCGCTGCTGCAGGAGGTCGAGCAGGACCGGTACGAGCACGGGTCCTGCCGAGAGCTGGAGGAGGGAGAGCACCTGGGGGACGGCTTCGACGACCTCGGCGACCGCCGTGGGGGCGACATCGCCGGGTGCGGGGTGGATCAGCGACCAGGCGTCGAAGAGGGCGACCCAGCCGCGCAGCACGGCCATGTCGTCGCGGTCCCAGGCGCGCAGCCGCCAGCCGGGGCGTGCGGTGTCACCGTGCAGCTCGACCAGGCCGGCGAGACGGGCCCGGTCCCAGCCGACGCGTACCTGGAGCGGGGTCAACTCCAGGGCGGCCGCGGCCCGTTCCTGGGCGCGCTCGGCGAGTGGGGCGGTGCTGGGGTCCCTCTCGACGGCCGCCCAGCGGGCGATGCGTACGGCGTCGGCGAGGACCGCCCTCGCCTGGCGGGCCAGCTCGGCGGGGGGCGGAGTTCCCTCGGGAGGCCGCGGGGCCGGCCGGGTGCGCCGGGTCGTCACGGCCCGCCGTGCGGTGGCCAACGATCGCGGGCGGACAAGACGGAGTCTGGAGTTGCGCGCCAATTGCTCATCAGGCTTTCGGGACGTCACGGGGGCAGTCTTCCCGCTGACGGCCCGAAAGCCCAAACGGAACCTGGTCGGCCGGACAGAGCGGCCGTCCCGTCAGGGACTGTCCGGCGACATCTCGGACAGGTCCCGGCTACATCAGGGGGGTGAGGAAGCGCCGGAGGGCCTCTTCGTAACTCACGGGGGCCGCGTTCCACATCGCGGCGTGCGGGGCGTGCCGGACGGTGTGCAGGGTGATCAGTTCGGGGCGGCGGGCGGCGAGTTCACGGGAGAGCCCCCAGGGCGCGAGGGTGTCGTCCGGGCCGTGGAAGATCAGGGTCGGTACGCGCAGGCCGTTCGGGTCGGCCGCTTCGAGCAGCCGGTCGCCGTGCAGCCCGGTCCTGCCCTGGGCCGCCCTGACGACAAGGGGCAGCAGGGGCCCCGGGGTGCCGCGGGCGGCGGCCAGATTGCGCAGGGTCGTTCCCCAGTCCAGGACCGGGGAGTCCAGCACGAGTCCGCTGATCCGGTCGCGCAGCGAGGAGTTTGCCGCCGCGTGCAGGGCCATCGAGGCTCCGGTGGACCAGCCGTGCAGGACGACACGCGCGGCTCCGTGGCGGACGGCATAGCGGATGGCCGCGTCCAGGTCGCGCCATTCGGAGTCGCCGAGGTGAGCGAGTCCGTCCGGGGGCCTGGGGGCACCGAGGTCCCCGCGGTAGGCGAGATCGAGCACCGGGAAGTGGTGGGCGCTGAGGAACTCCATGATGTTCATGGGGTGCTCCCGTGTGGTGCCCAGGCCGTGCACGGTGATGACCCAGGTGTCGCGGGCGCCGGGCACGAACCAGGCGGGCAGCGCGCCGAGTTCGCCGGGGATGTCGATATCGCTGTGCTTGAGGCCGAGCGCGCTGGCCGGGTCGCCGCTGTGCACCTGCGGGGTGAGCCGCACCCGGGTGCGCGGGTCCAGGGTGCCGTGGCTGACCCGTTCCAGGCGGCGTACGACGGTGTCGGGGGCGTGCGGGACCTCGTCGAGTACGGCGCCGACGACCGCGTGGACGTCGGGGCCCTCCAGGCCGTACGTACCGGGGCGCAGCGAGGCGAGGCTGCGGGTGAGGGTCAGCCTGCCCGGGGCCGTGGCGTGCACGGTGAGCCGGGGGTCGCCGGGCAGGGGCCGGCCGAGCGGCGCCTTGAGCGCCGCGTCGCTCGCGTAGCGGCCGGCCGCGATCGCGGCCGCGCCGACGCCGATCAGAGTGGTGACGGCTGCTGCCGCCGCTATAGCCGGGCGCACTGTTCCAGTGTCGGCACCCACCGGCCGCGCTGCCAGTGGGCGGGGGCCGCAGGTGTCGGGGAGCCTCAGGTGCTGGGCCGGGGCCGGCCGTAGCCCTGGAGTTTCTCCTCCACCTCGCGCAGCTGGGACCTGGAGAGCAGGCTGGGCGAGTATCCGGGCAGCGCCGCCGCGGTCAGCCAGAGCCTGCACATCCACTCCAGCTGGGCGGTGCGGTCGTAGGCCTGGTCGAGGGAGTCGCCGTAGGTGACCGTTCCGTGGTTCTGGAGCAGACACCCGGTGCGGTCCCGCAGGGCGCGCAGCATGTTCGCGGCCAGCTCGTCCGTTCCGTACAGGGCATACGCGGCGACGCGGACAGGTCCGCCGAGGGCAGCCGCCATGTAGTGGATCAGCGGGACCTCGGGGACCAGGGTGGAGACGGCGGTGGCGTGCACGGCGTGGGTGTGCACCACGGCGCCCGCGTGGGTGTTCCGGTAGACCTGGAGGTGCAGCGGCAGCTCGCTGGTGGGGGCGAGATCGCCCAGGACCTGGTTGCCGTCGAGATCGACGGCGACGGCGTCCTCGGGAGTGAGACGGTCGTAGGGCACTCCGCTCGGGGTGACCAGGACGAGTCCGCCGGCCCGTACCGAGACATTGCCCGATGTGCCCACCACCAGGCCTTCGGCCGCCGTTCTGCGGGCCGTGGCCACGAGGTCTTCCCACGCCCGCCCGATCGCGTCCTGCCGTACCTCATCGGTCATGCGGTGATCCTGTCAGGCGGCTGCGGCGTGCCGCAGGGCGTCGAGTGACGGAGATCTCTTCAACCCGCACAAATGCCGCTTCCGGCGCCTCGCGGAACCCCCTCGGGCAACCCTGACGCAAGCCCGACACGGTCTGACGCACCGCTGTGGCCACTCCCCCTGAGGAGCGGGGTGATGGATCCTCACTTAACGACACCGCAACGCCCGTCGTAGTTCATCTTCCGTTCATCCAGGTTAACTACGTTCGCCGCGCCACTGACGTCAAACGATTGCCTGGGTAAATGGAACACATCACCTTGCTCCTTGCGATTGTGATCGTGACAGCGCTCGTGTTCGATTTCACGAACGGATTCCATGACACCGCCAACGCGATGGCGACGACCATCTCGACCGGCGCGCTCAAGCCCAAGACAGCGGTGGCCATGTCCGCCGCGCTCAACCTCGTCGGCGCGTTCCTGTCCGTGGAGGTCGCCAAGACGATCTCCAGCGGCCTCGTGACCGAGGCGGGCATCACACCCGAAGTCATCTTCGCGGCGCTCGTCGGCGCCATCCTCTGGAACCTGATGACCTGGCTGATCGGCCTGCCGTCCAGTTCCTCGCACGCCCTGATGGGCGGTCTGATCGGCGCCACCATCGCCTCGGTCGGCGTCAGCGGTGTCAACGGCGGCACCGTCGTCACCAAGGTGCTGATCCCCGCGATCGCCGCCCCGCTGGTCGCCGGCATCGCGGCCTTCCTCGCCTCCCGGCTGACGTACAAGATCGGCAAGAACGCCGACGAGAAGGCCACCGCGAAGGGTTACCGCACCGGCCAGATCGCCTCGGCCGGCCTGGTCTCCCTGGCCCACGGCACCAACGACGCGCAGAAGACGATGGGCATCATCACGCTGGCGCTCGTCGCCGGCGGTGTGCTCTCCCCCGGCTCCAACCCCCCGATGTGGGTCATCCTCTCCGCCGGTCTCGCGATCGCGATGGGCACCTACCTCGGCGGCTGGCGCATCATCCGCACCATGGGCAAGGGCCTCACCGACCTCCAGCCGCAGCAGGGCTTCGCCGCCCAGACCAGCGCGGCCAGCGTCATCCTCGCCTCCTCCAACCTCGGCTTCTCGCTGTCGACCACGCACTCCTGCTCCGGCGCGGTGATGGGCGCCGGCCTCGGCCGCAAGGGCGGCGTGGTCCGCTGGTCCACCGCCACCCGGATGTTCGTCGCCTGGGGCCTGACCCTGCCCGCCGCCGGCCTGGTCGCCGCGGGCTCGGAGTTCGTGACCAAGCAGGGCGACTGGGGCGTCGCGGCCGTCGCGGTCTTCCTGATCGGCGCCTGCACCGCGATCTGGTTCGTCTCCCGCCGCCAGGTCGTCGACCACACCAACGTCAACGACGTGAGCGCCGACGCCGAGCCCGCGGGCGTCGTGACCGCGGCCATCGCGGCCGTCACCCCGCCGCCGGCCGGCACGCCCGCGAACGACGACCTCAAGACGACCATCCCGGCTCCGGCCCCCGCCGGCTCCGAGCCGACGCAGCCGGCCACGGTGTAAGGACAGATCTGCATGAACATCGACTGGGTAGCTCTCGGCTCCGTCTTCGGCGTGAGCCTCGTCGCCACCGTCGCCCTGGTGGGCCTGTTCACCCTCGGCGTGGTGGGCCTGACCAAGCAGGAGTCGGCGTCCGGACAGGGCGGCGGCACCGCGGCAATGGCGCGCACCGGTGCGTACGCCTGCTTCGCGCTCTGCGCGGCGGCCGTGTCGTACGGGATCTATCTGATCGTCACCTGACGGCACAGCCGCAACGGCACAGCTTCACCGGCCGGGCCGGACACACCCTCGGGTGCGTCCGGCCCGGCTTTCCGCTGCCCTGGGCGCGGCGCCCGGCCGACTGCCCGGTGTGGGGCTCGGCACACTGTCCCACCGCAGGTCAAGGGCGAGTTGACGGGCGTTCGCGAGCGTGGTGGACTGCCGAGGCCATTACGGCGGCAGAAGAGGAAGCCGGTGCGAATCCGGCGCGGTCCCGCCACTGTCACCGGGGAGCACATCCCCGGAAGCCAGGAACTCTCACCGCCGATCACGTCGAACCAGGGCGCGGACACCCTGAGTGAGGACATATCGCCATGCCCGGCTGCCGTTCCGTTCCCGCTGTCAGTACGAAGGTCGATCCCAGGGTCACTCGAGGCGTAACGGCGGCCTGAACCCATGCGTGTCGACCGTGAGTTCGTGTACGGCGCCATCGCCGGTCTGGCCGGTGACCTGCTGCTCGGCGATCCTCGCCGGGGGCATCCGGTCGCCGCGTTCGGGCGGGCCGCAGGCGCTGTCGAGCAGGTGCTGTGGCGTGATCACCGCGGCTGGGGCGCCCTGCACACCGCCCTGTGCGCCGGAGGTGCCGCCGCCGGTGCCGCGCTTGTTTCGCGCGGTGCGCGGGGCCGCGGCGCCGCATCCGTCGCGCTGACCGCCGCCGCCACCTGGGCCGTTGTCGGGGGTACGTCGCTGGGCCGCGAGGCGCGGGCCATCGGTGGCGCGCTCGCGGCCGGGGATCTGGAGGTGGCGCGGGAGCGGCTGCCGCATCTGTGCGGGCGCGATCCGCAGTACCTGGACGAGCGGCAGATCGCGCGCGCCGTCGTGGAGTCCGTCGCCGAGAACACCTCCGACGCGGTCGTGGGCGCGCTCGTGTGGGGTGCGCTCGCGGGTGTGCCGGGTCTGGTGGGCTTCCGGGCGGTCAACACGCTGGACGCGATGGTCGGGCACAAGTCGCCCCGGTACCGGCGGTTCGGCTGGGCGTCGGCACGCCTCGACGATGTGGCCGGCTGGCCGGGGGCCCGGCTCACCGCCGGTCTTGCGGTGCTCGCGGGCGGGGACGCGCCCGGGGCCGTACGGGCGTGGCGGGCCGATGCGAGGAAGCACCCGAGCCCGAACGCGGGGCCGGTGGAGGCCGCGTTCGCGGGGGCGCTCGGCGTACGGCTCGGCGGGACCCTCTCGTACGGCGGCCGGGTCGAGCACCGGCCCGTGCTCAACGGCTCGGGCCGCACCGTGGAGTTCGGTGACATCGAACGCGCCGTGCGGCTCTCCCGCCGCGTCGGCTGGCTGACTCTGGCGGCCTGCGCGGCGGGCCGCCTGGCGGGTCACGCGCTGCGCGCGCGGCGCGCGGGAAAGGGGCGGGGATGAGCAGGCGCAGAGGCGGCGGGCTGCTGGTCGCGGGGACGACGTCCGACGCGGGCAAGAGCGTCGTCACGGCCGGGATCTGCCGATGGCTCGTACGGCAGGGAGTGAAGGTCGCGCCCTTCAAGGGACAGAACATGTCGCTCAATTCGTTCGTGACGCGCGAGGGCGCGGAGATCGGGCGGGCCCAGGCGATGCAGGCGCAGGCGGCGCGCGTGGAGCCCACAGCGCTGATGAATCCCGTACTGCTCAAGCCGGGGAGCGACCGTTCGAGCCAGGTGGTCCTGATGGGCAAGCCGGTGGGCGAACTGAGCGCCCGCGGCTACCACGGGGGGCGGCAGGAGGCTCTCCTGGGCACCGTCGTGGAGTGCCTGGAGGAGCTGCGGGGCACGTATGAAGCCGTGATCTGTGAGGGGGCGGGCAGTCCGGCCGAGATCAATCTGCGGCGTACGGACATCGTGAACATGGGCATCGCGCGGGCGGCCCGGCTCCCGGTGCTCGTGGTCGGGGACATCGACCGCGGGGGCGTCTTCGCCTCGTTCTTCGGGACCACCGCGCTGCTCAGTGCCGAGGATCAGGCGCTGGTCGCCGGGTACATCGTCAACAAGTTCCGGGGCGATGTGTCGCTGCTCGAGCCCGGCATCGAGATGCTGCGGGGGCTGACCGGGCGGCACACGTACGGGATTCTGCCGTACGCCCACGGTCTCGGCATCGACGAGGAGGACGGGCTGCGGGTGTCCCTGCGCGGCGCGGTACGGGAGTCGGTGGTCGCCCCGCCCGTCGGCGAGGACATTCTGCGGGTCGCCGTCTGCGCCGTCCCGCTGATGTCCAACTTCACGGACGTGGACGCCCTGGCCGCCGAACCGGGCGTCGTCGTGCGCTTCGTGGACCGGGCCGAGGAACTCGTCGACGCCGACCTGGTGATCGTGCCGGGGACCCGGGGCACGGTCGGAGCCCTGGAGTGGCTGCGGGAGCGGGGGCTCGCGGAGGCGCTGAAGCGGCGGGCCGCCGAGGGCAGGCCCGTCCTGGGTATCTGCGGCGGCTTCCAGGTGCTCGGTGAGCACATCGAGGATGAGGTCGAGTCGCGGGCGGGGAGCGTCGAGGGCCTGGGGCTGCTGCCCGTACGCATCAGGTTCGCCGTCGGCAAGACCCTCGCCAGGCCCGTCGGCGAAGCCCTCGGCGAGCGCGTCGAGGGCTACGAGATCCATCACGGCGTCGCCGAAGTACTCGGCGGCGACCCGTTCATCTCTGATGGCGATGGACACAGCCTGGACGGCTGCCGGGCCGGGGCCGTCTGGGGCACGCACTGGCACGGATCGCTGGAGAGCGACGGCTTCCGGCGCGCCTTCCTGCGCGAGGTCGCGCGCGCCGCGGGACGGCGCTTCGTGCCCGCGCCCGACACCAGTTTCGGAGCACTGCGCGAGGAGCAGCTGGACCGCCTCGGCGACCTCGTCGAAGAACACGCGGATACGGATGCGCTGCTGCGGCTCATCGAGTCGGGCGCACCGTCAGGACTTCCCTTCATCGCACCTGGAGCGCCATGAGCACCGAGAACACCGTGCTGTTGCTGTCCACCGCCGATACGGACCTGCTGGCGGCCCGGGCATCCGGCGCGCCCTACCGGATCGGCAACCCGACCCGTATCGATGTGGCCGAGGAGCTGCCCGCGCTCGTCGCGGGCGCGTCCGTCGCGGTCGTACGGCTGCTCGGCGGCAAGCGGGCCTGGGAGGACGGGCTCGCCGCACTGAAGGCCGCCGGGATTCCGACGGTCCTGCTGGGCGGCGAGGCGGTGCCCGACGCGGAGTTGATGGCCGAGTCGTCCGTGCATGCGGGTGCTGTCGCGGAGGCTCTGCAGTATCTCGTCGAGGGTGGTCCGGGGAACCTCGTCGAGCTGGCCCGGTTCCTGACGGAGGACGTGCTGCTGAGCGGCCACGGTCGTGCCGGAGGCGCGCGGAACAGGCACAGTGCCGAGCCGCAGAAGATGCCCGAGTGGGGCGTCCACGGCGAGCGTGCGTACGTGGAGGGGCGGCCGAGCGTCGGCGTGCTCTTCTACCGGGCGCACCAGCTCTCCGGGAACACCGGCTTCGTGGACACCCTGTGCGACGCGATCGAGGCGCGGGGGGCCAACGCCCTTCCCGTGTACTGCGGTTCGCTCCGCGGCGCCGACGCGGAGCTGTACGAGACGCTGGGGCGGACCGACGTGCTGGTCGCCACGGTGCTCGCGGCCGGCGGCACCCGCGCCAGTGACGCCTCCGCCGGCGGGGACGACGAGGCCTGGGACATCGGCGCGCTCGCCGACCTCGATGTGCCGGTCCTCCAGGGGCTGTGCCTGACCTCGTCGCGGGCGACCTGGGAGGCGTCGGACGCGGCCCTGTCTCCCATGGACGCGGCGATGCAGGTGGCGATCCCCGAGTTCGACGGGCGGATCATCACGGTGCCGTTCTCCTTCAAGGAGCAGGGCCCCGACGGGGTACCGGTGTATGTCGCCGACCCCGAGCGGGCCGGTCGGGTCGCCGGGATCGCCGTCCGTCACGCCCGGTTGAAGCACAAGCCGAACGCCGAGAAGAAGCTCGCGATCGTCTTCACCGCCTATCCGACCAAGCACTCGCGGGTCGGCAACGCGGTCGGTCTCGACACTCCCGCCTCCGCGGTTCGCGTACTGGACGCGCTGCGCGGCGCCGGTTACGCCGTGGACGGCTACCCGGACGACGGCGACGAGCTGATCCACCGGCTCATCAACGCCGGTGGCCACGATGTGGAGTGGCTGACCGAGGAGCAGCTGGCCGCCGCTCCCGCGCGGGTCCCGCTCGCCGACTACCGCGCCTGGTTCGAGAAGCTGGAGCCGGAACTGCGCGACGGGATGCTGGAGCACTGGGGCGAGCCGCCGGGTCGGCTGTATGTCGACGGCGACGACATCGTGCTGGCGTCCTTGCAGTTCGGGAACGTCGTCGTGATGATCCAGCCGCCGCGCGGCTTCGGTGAGAACCCGATCGCGATCTACCACGACCCCGACATGCCGCCCTCGCACCATTACGTGGCCGCGTACCGGTGGCTGGACAACACCTTCGGCGCGGACGCGATCGTGCACATGGGCAAGCACGGCACGATGGAGTGGCTGCCGGGCAAGGGCCTCGGCCTGTCGGCCGGCTGCGGTCCGGACGCCGTGCTCGGCGAACTGCCGCTGGTGTACCCGTTCATCGTCAACGACCCGGGCGAGGGCACCCAGGCGAAGCGGCGC
The Streptomyces lunaelactis genome window above contains:
- a CDS encoding ABC-F family ATP-binding cassette domain-containing protein codes for the protein MITASGVELRAGARVLIESASFRIAKGDRIGLVGRNGAGKTTLTKCLAGEGVPAGGAITRSGEVGYLPQDPRTGDLDTLASDRILSARDLDSVLRKMRENEERMANGQGATREKAMKRYERLETEFLTKGGYAAEAEAATIAAALGLPDRVLGQPLHTLSGGQRRRVELARILFSDADTLLLDEPTNHLDADSIVWLRDYLKTYRGGFVVISHDVDLVETVVNKVFYLDANRAHIDIYNMGWKLYQQQREADEKRRKRERQNAEKKAASLNSQADKMRAKATKTVAAQNMAKRAERLLSGLDAVRVSDKVAKLRFPDPAPCGKTPLMAEGLSKSYGSLEIFTDVDLAIDKGSRVVILGLNGAGKTTLLRLLAGAEKPDTGEVIEGHGLKMGYYAQEHETLDPERTVLENMRSSAPDLDLVHVRKTLGSFLFSGDDVDKPAGVLSGGEKTRLALATLVVSSANVLLLDEPTNNLDPASREEILGALRTYKGAVILVTHDEGAVEALEPERIILLPDGVEDLWGADYADLVALA
- a CDS encoding VOC family protein gives rise to the protein MTDSPSICPTLVYADAKAAIKQLTEAFGFAERAVYEDEGGVVMHAELTYGNGMVMLGSKGTGSEFDKLMAGGGPTGVFVHVDDADAHHSTAVEHGAEIVMPPTDQDYGARDYMARDVEGNIWSFGTYAPGAEES
- a CDS encoding alpha/beta hydrolase: MRPAIAAAAAVTTLIGVGAAAIAAGRYASDAALKAPLGRPLPGDPRLTVHATAPGRLTLTRSLASLRPGTYGLEGPDVHAVVGAVLDEVPHAPDTVVRRLERVSHGTLDPRTRVRLTPQVHSGDPASALGLKHSDIDIPGELGALPAWFVPGARDTWVITVHGLGTTREHPMNIMEFLSAHHFPVLDLAYRGDLGAPRPPDGLAHLGDSEWRDLDAAIRYAVRHGAARVVLHGWSTGASMALHAAANSSLRDRISGLVLDSPVLDWGTTLRNLAAARGTPGPLLPLVVRAAQGRTGLHGDRLLEAADPNGLRVPTLIFHGPDDTLAPWGLSRELAARRPELITLHTVRHAPHAAMWNAAPVSYEEALRRFLTPLM
- a CDS encoding class II aldolase/adducin family protein, which produces MTDEVRQDAIGRAWEDLVATARRTAAEGLVVGTSGNVSVRAGGLVLVTPSGVPYDRLTPEDAVAVDLDGNQVLGDLAPTSELPLHLQVYRNTHAGAVVHTHAVHATAVSTLVPEVPLIHYMAAALGGPVRVAAYALYGTDELAANMLRALRDRTGCLLQNHGTVTYGDSLDQAYDRTAQLEWMCRLWLTAAALPGYSPSLLSRSQLREVEEKLQGYGRPRPST
- a CDS encoding inorganic phosphate transporter, which encodes MEHITLLLAIVIVTALVFDFTNGFHDTANAMATTISTGALKPKTAVAMSAALNLVGAFLSVEVAKTISSGLVTEAGITPEVIFAALVGAILWNLMTWLIGLPSSSSHALMGGLIGATIASVGVSGVNGGTVVTKVLIPAIAAPLVAGIAAFLASRLTYKIGKNADEKATAKGYRTGQIASAGLVSLAHGTNDAQKTMGIITLALVAGGVLSPGSNPPMWVILSAGLAIAMGTYLGGWRIIRTMGKGLTDLQPQQGFAAQTSAASVILASSNLGFSLSTTHSCSGAVMGAGLGRKGGVVRWSTATRMFVAWGLTLPAAGLVAAGSEFVTKQGDWGVAAVAVFLIGACTAIWFVSRRQVVDHTNVNDVSADAEPAGVVTAAIAAVTPPPAGTPANDDLKTTIPAPAPAGSEPTQPATV
- a CDS encoding cobalamin biosynthesis protein, which codes for MRVDREFVYGAIAGLAGDLLLGDPRRGHPVAAFGRAAGAVEQVLWRDHRGWGALHTALCAGGAAAGAALVSRGARGRGAASVALTAAATWAVVGGTSLGREARAIGGALAAGDLEVARERLPHLCGRDPQYLDERQIARAVVESVAENTSDAVVGALVWGALAGVPGLVGFRAVNTLDAMVGHKSPRYRRFGWASARLDDVAGWPGARLTAGLAVLAGGDAPGAVRAWRADARKHPSPNAGPVEAAFAGALGVRLGGTLSYGGRVEHRPVLNGSGRTVEFGDIERAVRLSRRVGWLTLAACAAGRLAGHALRARRAGKGRG
- a CDS encoding cobyric acid synthase — protein: MSRRRGGGLLVAGTTSDAGKSVVTAGICRWLVRQGVKVAPFKGQNMSLNSFVTREGAEIGRAQAMQAQAARVEPTALMNPVLLKPGSDRSSQVVLMGKPVGELSARGYHGGRQEALLGTVVECLEELRGTYEAVICEGAGSPAEINLRRTDIVNMGIARAARLPVLVVGDIDRGGVFASFFGTTALLSAEDQALVAGYIVNKFRGDVSLLEPGIEMLRGLTGRHTYGILPYAHGLGIDEEDGLRVSLRGAVRESVVAPPVGEDILRVAVCAVPLMSNFTDVDALAAEPGVVVRFVDRAEELVDADLVIVPGTRGTVGALEWLRERGLAEALKRRAAEGRPVLGICGGFQVLGEHIEDEVESRAGSVEGLGLLPVRIRFAVGKTLARPVGEALGERVEGYEIHHGVAEVLGGDPFISDGDGHSLDGCRAGAVWGTHWHGSLESDGFRRAFLREVARAAGRRFVPAPDTSFGALREEQLDRLGDLVEEHADTDALLRLIESGAPSGLPFIAPGAP